The window AGTCTCGATATCGGTAATGATCAGGTGACCGTCCTTGTTTTTATGGGTTTTAAACCATCCTTTCTTTTCAAATTCCTTTGCCAGCGTGGTCATTTTTTTGTAATTCGTGTTCTTGATCTTGAATGATTTATCCAGCTGCCGCATTTTGTTGGCGATGGCATTGATCTTATGCTCTACGTTGGTATCCAGACTGATGAGCACCTTTTTAAACAGTTCGTCGGCGATGTCATCTTTTACCCTTTCTTCCTTTTCTTCCTTCGGAGGGGTTTTCTCATCGCCCTTGAGGGGCTCTTCTTTTGTTTTTTCGGATTTTTTGTCCTTTTTCGGGAGCGGTTTCCGGGGCCTGGACAGAGATATTATGTTGTCGGTACAGTTGGTAAAAATCGGGCGCTGCGCATCACCTTCCTTGGTGATCAGCCACACCTCCTTGCCGTATTTTCTCAGAATATCCATAATGACGGAAAAATCCGAGTCGCTGGTGACAAACACGAAGCGGTCGATGGAGGGTTTGTCCAGGAAGAGTTTTTCAAATGCGTCCAGGCTGATAATCAGGTCCGCCCGGTTTTTTTTCCCCGTGACGCGCGGAGCCTCCCGGATCTCGAAATTGTGATTGGTCAGCTGCCCCCGGAGTTTAGTGATGGAGTTCGTGTTTCCGCAGGCGATTTTTACGGCAAAAATGTACTCTTCCGGGGCTTCCCGGTCCTCTTCCAGGATGATGTCCTGTAGCATTTTGTCCAGATCCAGTATGCCGGCGACATTTTCAAGATCAATATAGACCGCGATAAATTTTCTCATGTTTAAATTCTCCGGATAAATGAAGGGAATATGGCCGTCAGGGGAGCGCCGCATGGGCCGGCGCTTACATGCCGGGCTGCTTTGTCCGGTTGACGGCGGTTTTTTTTCTGTTATTGTCATATCGCAGCTGAAGCATTTCCACAACCAGCGCAAAGCCCATCGGCAGATAAATATAGGCCTTGGGCACATGTTTATGGAGCCCTTCCATGAAAATGGTAATTCCGATCGTAATCAGAAACGAGAGCGCCAGAATCTTCAGAGAGGGGGTTTTCAGGATGAATGTTCCGATCGGATTGGCAAAAAATAAAATGACCACAAAGGATGCCATGACGGCAGTGATGATGATCCAGGCATGATGGGTCAGGCCGATGGCCGTGATGACCGAGTCAATCGAAAACACGATATCCAGCAGGACAATCTGCGCGATAACGGTGATAAAGCTTTTGCGGGCCCTGCCGATTTCAACACCCGCCTCATCTTTCAGCTCGATGGTATGATGAATTTCAGTTACCGCCTTCCACAGCAGAAACAGCCCTCCGGCCAGCAGAATGATATCCTTGACGGAAAATTCAAGGATGACCGGTCCTGTAAGGCTCGAAAGCATCAGCAGCACAGCGATCATCGCGATTCTTGCCAGCAGGGCGAACGCCAGCCCCAGTACCCGGGCCCGGTTTCGCTGCGTCTCGGGCAGCCTGCCGACAAAAATGGAGATGACCAGAATATTATCGACGCCCAGAACCAGCTCCAGGCCGATCAATAATGTCAACAGCGCAAGCGCATCTGCCATGCGGAATCCTCACAAAATAAGCAATACAACCCCAGCGGCACCTGCCGCGTTAATACAACCAGCGGTACTTTCCGCATGAAATTACGATACAATGAAGTCGAAAGAAGCGCAACGCTGAAATGAGAACTGAGTGCAGAGGGCAGGGGACTCTCAAAACTCAAGACTGACGATTGATGGGGGTATAGCGGCCAGGTTCGTCAAAAAAAGTGATATCGGCATATCCGGCATGGATTTTTCCGGAATGCTTGGTTTTATCTTCGGGAATTCAATATCAAATCCGCCCGGATAAGATAAGTGTAAGCCGATTCAAGGTGCGCTTGTTGAGCTGGAATATATGAGTGTTTAAAGATGCAAAATTAATGGTGCAATCGACTGAATGTCATGCAAAAAATTATAAAATGTCGATTCGATAACAGTATCCGAAAAGATATGTTTGAGCTGAATATGAAAAGAGTCCTTTACAATCATCAGAAAAATGATAATTACGACAAATGGCAGCTGAACCAGATAATCTGGGGTCGGGCCATGCTAACTAATTGATATTGCGAAAAAAAGACGTTAAAAATGGCTCTGAAAGGTTCTTAAACGAT is drawn from Desulfobacterales bacterium and contains these coding sequences:
- a CDS encoding NYN domain-containing protein, coding for MRKFIAVYIDLENVAGILDLDKMLQDIILEEDREAPEEYIFAVKIACGNTNSITKLRGQLTNHNFEIREAPRVTGKKNRADLIISLDAFEKLFLDKPSIDRFVFVTSDSDFSVIMDILRKYGKEVWLITKEGDAQRPIFTNCTDNIISLSRPRKPLPKKDKKSEKTKEEPLKGDEKTPPKEEKEERVKDDIADELFKKVLISLDTNVEHKINAIANKMRQLDKSFKIKNTNYKKMTTLAKEFEKKGWFKTHKNKDGHLIITDIETPGC
- a CDS encoding TerC family protein, with the protein product MADALALLTLLIGLELVLGVDNILVISIFVGRLPETQRNRARVLGLAFALLARIAMIAVLLMLSSLTGPVILEFSVKDIILLAGGLFLLWKAVTEIHHTIELKDEAGVEIGRARKSFITVIAQIVLLDIVFSIDSVITAIGLTHHAWIIITAVMASFVVILFFANPIGTFILKTPSLKILALSFLITIGITIFMEGLHKHVPKAYIYLPMGFALVVEMLQLRYDNNRKKTAVNRTKQPGM